The proteins below come from a single Prochlorococcus marinus str. MIT 9215 genomic window:
- the priA gene encoding replication restart helicase PriA: MKPASNQLLNISYKLEILLDIGSGNESFYYLDGNNLGVEVGDIVSVKLRGRLLNGLVISQKKNSTINNYEKNITGVKNIRYLFVESILQKKIIDDSWRELIESLASFYIVSNLKMFKTAFPPGWIGKYKNFSKGFKDQIWIETKKEFDIKKNGLTKKEFFLMNTLPEKGNWQSELIKSGFNYKLINSMVSKNYLVKSKRKKNINTKLNSFLNDRIATKKPNLTNEQKIAFQEFQKMKPGDVLLLWGETGSGKTEVYMRIAEDQLFKKKSCLILAPEIGLIPQLIDRFRQRFYNVVYEYHSNCSPNHRTVVWKKIINANEPLIVIGTRSAVFLPMKNLGLIIIDEEHDSSYKQDSPMPCYDAREIAIEIVKRNSAKLIFGSATPSMKTWKKCIFEKNFKLVRMIERISSNEIPEIRIIDMRDEFKKGNMKIFSNELLQLLPQLRLKKEQAIILIPRRGHSGFLSCRNCGYLINCPNCDVPLSVHLGLQGKKWLSCHWCDHKSRLINRCPDCHSNAFKPFGIGTQRVIEFINEEFPDLRVLRFDRDTTSGKDGHRDILSKFSKGDADILVGTQMLAKGIDIPNITLSVVIAADGLLHRPDISAEEKSLQLFLQLAGRAGRAQKKGKVIFQTYKPNHPVISYLQKRDYERFLCENSKLRKDANLFPFCTICLLKLSGENYELTESIAMKLAKYLLNFCEKKNWKLIGPAPSLIAKVGKKFRWQILIHGPEGTKIPLPERSILWKLIPKNVFLTIDVNPAEL, translated from the coding sequence TTGAAGCCGGCAAGTAATCAGTTATTAAATATCTCGTACAAATTGGAGATTTTGCTTGATATAGGCAGTGGTAATGAAAGTTTTTACTATTTAGATGGAAATAATCTTGGGGTAGAAGTCGGAGATATTGTAAGTGTGAAACTAAGAGGGAGATTATTGAATGGGTTGGTGATCTCCCAAAAAAAAAATTCGACAATTAATAATTATGAAAAAAATATTACTGGAGTTAAAAACATAAGATATTTGTTTGTTGAAAGTATTTTGCAGAAAAAAATAATTGATGACTCTTGGAGAGAATTGATAGAGTCCCTAGCCTCTTTTTATATAGTTAGTAATTTAAAAATGTTTAAAACTGCATTTCCTCCTGGTTGGATTGGTAAATATAAGAATTTCTCTAAAGGTTTTAAAGATCAAATATGGATTGAAACTAAAAAAGAATTTGATATTAAGAAAAATGGATTAACCAAAAAAGAATTTTTTTTAATGAATACTTTACCTGAAAAAGGTAATTGGCAAAGTGAATTAATAAAGTCTGGTTTTAATTACAAACTAATTAACTCAATGGTCAGTAAAAATTACCTTGTTAAATCTAAAAGAAAAAAAAATATAAATACTAAATTAAATTCCTTTTTAAATGATCGTATTGCAACGAAAAAACCAAATCTTACAAATGAACAAAAAATTGCATTTCAAGAATTTCAAAAAATGAAACCAGGAGATGTTTTACTTCTATGGGGCGAAACAGGTTCAGGTAAAACAGAAGTTTATATGAGAATTGCTGAAGATCAACTGTTCAAGAAAAAAAGTTGTTTGATACTAGCCCCAGAAATTGGACTAATTCCTCAACTTATTGATAGGTTTAGGCAGCGATTTTATAATGTTGTTTACGAATATCATAGTAACTGTTCTCCCAATCATAGGACTGTAGTTTGGAAGAAAATTATTAATGCTAATGAACCTTTAATAGTAATAGGAACTAGGTCAGCTGTTTTTCTTCCAATGAAAAATCTAGGATTAATAATCATCGATGAAGAACATGATAGTTCGTATAAACAAGATAGCCCTATGCCTTGTTATGACGCAAGAGAGATTGCTATTGAAATAGTAAAAAGGAATTCTGCAAAGTTAATTTTTGGGAGTGCAACCCCATCAATGAAGACTTGGAAAAAGTGTATTTTTGAAAAGAACTTTAAATTGGTAAGAATGATTGAAAGGATATCCAGTAATGAGATTCCTGAAATAAGAATTATTGATATGCGGGATGAGTTCAAGAAAGGAAATATGAAAATTTTTTCCAATGAATTATTACAATTGCTTCCTCAACTACGCTTAAAAAAAGAGCAGGCAATAATTTTGATCCCTAGAAGGGGGCACAGTGGGTTTTTAAGTTGTAGAAATTGCGGATATTTAATAAATTGCCCTAACTGCGACGTTCCTTTATCAGTACATCTCGGTTTACAAGGAAAAAAATGGTTAAGCTGTCATTGGTGTGATCATAAATCGAGATTGATCAATCGTTGCCCAGATTGTCATTCAAATGCCTTTAAACCTTTTGGAATAGGTACACAAAGGGTAATAGAATTTATAAATGAAGAATTTCCTGACTTAAGAGTACTTCGTTTTGATAGAGATACAACCTCAGGGAAAGATGGTCATAGAGATATTCTTTCAAAGTTTTCTAAAGGTGATGCTGATATTCTTGTGGGAACTCAAATGTTGGCAAAAGGGATTGACATCCCCAATATTACTCTTTCAGTAGTTATTGCTGCAGATGGGTTGCTTCATCGCCCAGATATTTCGGCAGAAGAAAAATCATTACAATTGTTTTTGCAATTAGCTGGCAGGGCAGGCAGGGCTCAAAAAAAAGGAAAAGTAATTTTTCAAACATATAAACCTAACCACCCGGTAATTTCGTATCTTCAGAAAAGAGATTACGAAAGATTCTTATGCGAAAACTCGAAATTGAGAAAAGATGCTAATTTATTTCCATTTTGCACGATTTGCCTTCTCAAATTGTCAGGTGAAAATTATGAATTAACTGAGTCAATTGCAATGAAATTAGCAAAATATCTA
- the rpoD gene encoding RNA polymerase sigma factor RpoD: MCPVAAESKNSKPSSKKKINKKINTNLETVVEGDSNKNFQNLQTSSELNENSIENNNEFSDSEEEDKGLGNIKLGPKGIYTEDSIRVYLQEIGRIRLLRPDEEIELARKIADLLQLEELATQYESEKGHFPSVREWAELIDMPLSKFRRRLLLGRRAKEKMVQSNLRLVVSIAKKYMNRGLSFQDLIQEGSLGLIRAAEKFDHEKGYKFSTYATWWIRQAITRAIADQSRTIRLPVHLYETISRIKKTTKVLSQEFGRKPSEEEIAESMEMTIEKLRFIAKSAQLPISLETPIGKEEDSRLGDFIEADIENPEQDVSKTLLREDLEGVLATLSPRERDVLRLRYGIDDGRMKTLEEIGQIFDVTRERIRQIEAKALRKLRHPNRNGVLKEYIK, translated from the coding sequence ATGTGTCCAGTCGCAGCAGAATCAAAGAATTCCAAGCCTAGTTCAAAAAAAAAGATCAATAAAAAAATTAATACAAATTTAGAAACAGTTGTTGAAGGAGATAGTAATAAAAATTTTCAAAATTTACAGACATCTTCTGAGTTAAACGAAAACAGTATTGAAAATAATAATGAATTTAGTGATTCTGAAGAAGAAGATAAAGGGCTCGGAAATATAAAGCTTGGGCCAAAAGGTATCTACACTGAAGATTCAATAAGAGTTTATCTACAAGAAATTGGAAGAATTAGACTTCTAAGACCAGATGAAGAAATTGAGCTTGCAAGAAAAATTGCTGACTTACTCCAATTAGAAGAACTGGCAACTCAATATGAGTCAGAAAAGGGACATTTCCCATCTGTTAGAGAGTGGGCCGAGTTAATAGATATGCCTCTTTCCAAATTTAGAAGAAGACTTCTCTTAGGTAGGAGAGCTAAAGAAAAAATGGTTCAATCAAATTTAAGATTAGTTGTTTCCATTGCTAAAAAATATATGAACAGAGGTTTATCATTTCAAGATTTAATCCAAGAAGGAAGTTTGGGCCTAATTAGAGCAGCGGAAAAATTTGACCATGAAAAAGGTTATAAGTTCTCTACATATGCGACATGGTGGATTCGCCAAGCCATTACAAGAGCAATTGCAGATCAAAGTAGAACTATTAGATTGCCAGTTCACTTATACGAGACAATTTCCAGAATTAAAAAAACCACAAAAGTTCTCAGCCAAGAATTTGGCAGGAAACCTAGCGAAGAAGAAATTGCTGAGAGTATGGAAATGACAATTGAAAAATTAAGATTTATAGCTAAAAGTGCACAACTTCCCATTTCTTTAGAAACTCCAATAGGTAAAGAGGAAGACTCAAGACTGGGAGACTTTATAGAGGCTGATATAGAAAATCCAGAGCAAGATGTTTCTAAAACTTTATTAAGAGAGGATTTGGAAGGAGTTTTAGCCACTCTTAGTCCAAGAGAAAGAGATGTTCTAAGATTGAGATATGGAATTGATGATGGAAGAATGAAAACTCTTGAAGAAATTGGCCAGATTTTTGATGTGACGAGAGAAAGAATTCGACAAATAGAGGCAAAAGCCCTAAGAAAACTTAGGCATCCAAATCGAAATGGAGTTTTAAAAGAATATATAAAATAA